In a genomic window of Vicia villosa cultivar HV-30 ecotype Madison, WI unplaced genomic scaffold, Vvil1.0 ctg.000534F_1_1, whole genome shotgun sequence:
- the LOC131629197 gene encoding PKS-NRPS hybrid synthetase cheA-like, translating to MSVSGMEVPLQICRKNDTAIDTTDAFTTSERFVTREEVIRWVKETGINNKVTVIITRSDTETGKRGRSNKVIFGCDKGGKYKDKSETQSATKRCGCPFKIRSTPAKDGSGWKVDVKCGVHNHGLPDRLEGHSFVGRLTTDEKQHVADLTKRHVPPRHILISLQERDPEHVTRITQIYKHKSVIEAEIRGPRSEIQHLLKLIEEANYVYWSRKRDDCEVVRDIFWAHPDSIKLLNLFPTVLIMDATYKTNKYRQPLFEIVGMTSTELTFAVAFAYMECEQTESYIWVLDKLKQLFVKKDVVPQVILTDRDLALMKVVKVVFPTTHNLLCRFHINKNVGMKCKEYVMKDMQETIGTLWKDVVWASNEVEYGVRLQYLEQACFACNDFLDCVKNTWLIPHRQRFVGAWINRVLHFGNTTTNWVESAHWKLKQMIGNNLGDMVKVWEAMNSNLKIQIGNIRASFQKSFYEVEHAHISPFYDNLRGSVSRAALRRIAEELSRLDYVLNSREKCGCTMRTSYGLPCACEMGRLIVVGTPLQIESVHLQWRILSMEGDLPLDEEAGSEVDMSNAIDELWRRFKSLDVVGKRALKSRVCEIAYPTTTSLCPPPEKIKTKGRVKRKGKKPDGYDVYRDPSGFEYADQASQSSQKQSQASQTSRKQSQSKKQSQSKNQDFTLQFPCHIMPYITEIVNVVADGNCGFRAIASWHGYSEDGWAMVRRDLDMELREKKDLYERLFGPNLSQVRSGLLIDNVGFQPPEKWLTLPEMGYLIANRYNVILVMLGNPCLTFFPMTTTFSPSAPTYCIGLVNKNHFLRVNMKEGFPLPPVTLDWVKFRLQVATSWMLGFAGRLQHWHHLTPMLPSSVNLD from the exons GTATGGAAGTTCCGCTCCAAATTTGTCGAAAAAACGATACAGCTATAGATACCACTGATGCTTTCACAACTTCAGAGAGATTTGTCACACGGGAAGAAGTTATCCGTTGGGTTAAAGAGACTGGAATTAACAATAAAGTGACAGTTATTATCACGCGTTCAGACACCGAAACAGGCAAAAGAGGAAGAAGTAACAAAGTGATATTTGGGTGCGATAAAGGTGGAAAATATAAGGATAAAAGTGAGACTCAAAGTGCTACTAAGAGATGTGGATGTCCATTCAAAATCAGATCGACTCCGGCAAAAGATGGGTCTGGATGGAAGGTTGATGTAAAGtgtggagttcataatcatggTTTACCAGATAGATTAGAAGGTCATTCATTTGTTGGTAGGTTGACAACCGATGAGAAGCAGCATGTTGCTGATTTGACAAAGAGACATGTTCCGCCTAGACACATATTGATTTCCTTGCAAGAGCGAGATCCTGAGCACGTCACTCGGATCACGCAAATATACAAGCATAAAAGTGTGATTGAAGCGGAGATAAGAGGTCCAAGAAGTGAGATACAACATTTGCTTAAGCTTATAGAGGAGGCGAACTATGTTTATTGGAGTAGGAAACGGGATGATtgtgaagttgtgagagatattttttgggcTCATCCAGATTCGATAAAGTTGCTGAATCTTTTTCCTACTGTCTTGATTATGGACGCCACTTATAAGACCAACAAATATAGACAACCTCTGTTTGAAATAGTTGGTATGACATCGACCGAGTTGACATTTGCGGTTGCATTTGCTTATATGGAGTGTGAGCAGACAGAGAGTTATATTTGGGTCTTGGATAAGCTGAAGcaattgtttgtgaagaaagatgTGGTTCCACAAGTGATTTTGACGGATAGAGATCTTGCTTTGATGAAAGTAGTTAAAGTTGTTTTTCCTACGACGCATAACTTGCTATGTCGTTTTCATATTAACAAAAATGTTGGGATGAAATGCAAGGAATATGTGATGAAAGACATGCAAGAGACAATAGGCACATTGTGGAAAGATGTTGTATGGGCTAGTAATGAGGTTGAGTATGGTGTACGGTTGCAATATCTTGAACAAGCATGCTTTGCTTGTAATGACTTCCTCGATTGCGTGAAGAACACTTGGTTGATCCCACATAGGCAAAGATTTGTAGGCGCATGGATTAATCGAGTGCTTCATTTTGGTAACACCACGACAAATTG gGTTGAATCTGCACATTGGAAGCTAAAGCAGATGATAGGAAACAACCTTGGTGACATGGTCAAAGTttgggaagctatgaattctAACCTAAAAATCCAAATAGGTAACATTCGAGCTTCGTTTCAAAAAAGTTTTTATGAGGTTGAGCACGCACACATTAGTCCATTTTATGATAATTTGCGTGGTTCAGTATCGAGAGCTGCTTTGAGACGCATTGCAGAAGAGCTATCGAGGCTTGATTATGTGTTAAATAGTAGGGAAAAATGTGGTTGTACTATGAGAACAAGTTATGGGCTACCTTGTGCTTGTGAGATGGGAAGATTGATTGTTGTTGGAACCCCATTACAAATAGAAAGTGTTCATCTTCAATGGAGGATACTATCTatggaaggtgacttgcctttagACGAGGAAGCCGGTTCGGAGGTTGATATGAGtaatgcaattgatgaattgtggaGAAGGTTTAAATCACTAGATGTTGTTGGAAAAAGAGCATTGAAAAGTAGGGTTTGTGAAATTGCATATCCCACAACAACTTCATTGTGTCCACCACCtgagaaaataaaaactaaaggcAGAGTGAAGAGGAAAGGGAAGAAACCAGATGGGTATGATGTTTATAGGGATCCTTCAGGTTTTGAGTATGCTGATCAGGCGTCTCAATCTTCACAAAAACAATCGCAAGCATCACAAACTTCCAGGAAGCAATCACAGTCAAAGAAGCAATCACAATCAAAGAACCAGGATTTCACTCTTCAGTTTCCTTGTCATATTATGCCATATATTACCGAGATAGTTAATGTTGTAGCAGATGGTAATTGTGGATTTAGAGCTATTGCATCGTGGCATGGGTATAGTGAGGATGGTTGGGCAATGGTTCGTCGTGACTTGGACATGGAATTAAGAGAAAAGAAGGACTTATATGAGAGATTGTTCGGTCCAAATTTATCCCAAGTGAGAAGTGGTTTATTGATAGATAATGTTGGTTTTCAACCACCGGAGAAATGGTTGACACTACCAGAGATGGGCTATTTGATAGCGAATCGGtataacgtcattcttgtgatGCTTGGTAACCCTTGCTTGACTTTTTTTCCCATGACAACAACATTTTCTCCAAGTGCTCCTACATATTGCATTGGCCTTGTCAACAAGAATCATTTTCTTCgg GTTAATATGAAAGAAGGCTTCCCACTACCACCCGTCACGTTAGATTGGGTGAAGTTTCGTCTTCAAGTGGCGACATCTTGGATGTTAGGTTTTGCTGGACGTCTTCAACATTGGCACCATCTTACGCCTATGTTACCATCAAGTGTTAATTTAGATTAA